The Agarilytica rhodophyticola genome has a window encoding:
- a CDS encoding DUF6482 family protein — protein sequence MKILLSDLASQDIQKLVINSLEQALYQAIVVINDEEHVVWESADKVLMSRNLMQLRQKFEKLEITEIFLRHESPYDEMIGLPASQESNRLEVPLGKNPYAQPNWLQ from the coding sequence ATGAAAATATTATTAAGTGACTTGGCATCCCAAGATATACAAAAACTCGTTATTAACTCTCTAGAGCAGGCGCTTTATCAAGCGATCGTTGTTATTAATGACGAAGAGCATGTTGTCTGGGAAAGCGCCGATAAAGTACTTATGAGCCGTAACCTTATGCAGTTACGGCAAAAATTTGAGAAACTCGAGATTACTGAAATATTTCTTCGACACGAGAGTCCATACGACGAGATGATCGGTTTACCGGCGAGTCAAGAGAGCAATCGTCTAGAAGTACCGCTAGGTAAAAACCCCTATGCTCAGCCAAATTGGCTACAGTAG
- a CDS encoding MerC domain-containing protein, protein MKMFQTLTDKMAISLSLLCAIHCLAFPFMVVVLPSLAALQLDEEVFHFWMLSAVIPTSTYALTMGCKQHKNYSVFMLGLLGLFVLVFSAIVVKSLLGELWEKIMTSLGAGIIAYSHYRNYRLCQDQGNCVCPGRCEE, encoded by the coding sequence ATGAAAATGTTCCAAACACTGACCGATAAAATGGCAATCAGCCTATCCTTGCTTTGTGCAATTCACTGCTTGGCTTTTCCTTTCATGGTGGTAGTGCTGCCTAGTCTTGCAGCCTTGCAGCTAGATGAAGAAGTATTTCACTTTTGGATGCTATCGGCAGTAATCCCTACAAGCACTTATGCATTAACCATGGGTTGTAAACAGCATAAAAATTATAGTGTTTTTATGCTGGGTTTACTCGGCCTCTTCGTCTTAGTATTTTCCGCCATTGTAGTTAAATCACTCCTGGGTGAACTATGGGAAAAAATCATGACCTCTTTAGGTGCAGGAATAATTGCTTATAGCCACTATCGGAATTACCGTTTATGTCAAGATCAAGGTAATTGCGTTTGCCCTGGTCGTTGTGAAGAGTAA
- a CDS encoding TonB-dependent receptor: MKKRNALSAAITLALLEIATGHAYAQDSKLETVVVIGERETPLVSKVVGSVDVISQEELAYEHVDDTLELFNKVPGVYLSRYNQGIINTDIAIRGFAGDGVTPHAKLLIDGVPANLHNGFNELDQLFPLSIASISVFKGTSDPRYGLFNIAGNYNVATRQDDAKELELTVGSFNTQEAQAYAGFSKEGFKQSYAGGYRTSEGYRDHTDLDKYALSGSWEWQFDTTKELRIIARHAVYEGDSPGYFNDPETARATPRRSEPFASQDGGEKETNHLSAHWSQDFNEELQWQLKAYTQTYERERWVRFSEAGSLQNRFDDQDHWGLTSTLSVQLTDSWTVDWGVDYEFQDVLEQRFRTISNDSRTRDTSANGVIRDRAYDFITYGSYLQLAHEPSDQLRWNIALRADQLDGDYLDQATGETRDIFDFGTIIQPKFNIVYAPSELINVFANAGRSFQSPFGRGAYQAANSPSRDVSLNDGLEFGTQWTPADILTVRLSYWQQNASDEFINVDGTSQNIGETDRSGFDIAFNGDLNEAWSYWGNFTTIESEIVRAADVLGNVEGNELRSIPEYTASIGLNYQVTPNFVTRIHVDAQGDYFINEANVGGKFGDYTLLSASADYDAGWGKIKLQLNNITDEYFEYAFDFGNDAAFTIHSPGDGINGSVSVSWDL, from the coding sequence ATGAAAAAACGAAATGCACTAAGTGCAGCGATAACACTTGCGCTATTGGAGATTGCGACTGGCCATGCTTACGCTCAAGACTCGAAATTGGAAACTGTAGTTGTTATTGGTGAGCGCGAAACACCACTGGTAAGCAAAGTTGTTGGCTCTGTTGATGTAATCAGTCAAGAGGAACTAGCTTATGAACATGTTGATGATACTTTAGAATTGTTTAACAAAGTTCCCGGTGTCTATTTATCCCGATATAATCAAGGTATTATCAATACTGATATCGCAATTAGAGGTTTTGCTGGCGACGGCGTTACTCCTCATGCAAAACTACTTATCGATGGAGTTCCGGCTAATCTGCATAATGGTTTCAATGAGCTTGACCAATTATTTCCATTAAGTATTGCCTCAATTTCCGTATTTAAAGGCACTAGTGATCCTCGCTACGGACTTTTCAATATTGCCGGTAACTACAATGTTGCAACAAGGCAAGATGATGCAAAAGAGCTTGAGTTAACAGTAGGTAGTTTTAATACCCAAGAAGCACAAGCTTATGCCGGTTTTTCCAAAGAAGGTTTTAAACAAAGTTATGCTGGTGGCTACCGCACTAGTGAAGGCTATCGCGATCATACGGATTTAGATAAATACGCCTTATCTGGTAGCTGGGAATGGCAATTTGATACCACAAAAGAATTAAGAATTATCGCTCGTCATGCAGTTTATGAAGGCGACTCACCAGGTTACTTTAATGACCCTGAAACTGCTCGAGCCACCCCGCGCCGCTCCGAGCCTTTTGCCAGTCAAGATGGCGGTGAAAAAGAGACTAATCATTTAAGTGCACACTGGTCACAGGACTTTAATGAAGAATTGCAATGGCAGCTAAAAGCCTACACCCAAACCTATGAGAGAGAGCGCTGGGTGCGCTTCAGTGAAGCAGGTTCACTTCAGAATCGCTTCGACGATCAAGATCATTGGGGATTAACATCTACTTTAAGCGTACAGTTAACAGATAGCTGGACTGTAGACTGGGGCGTGGACTATGAATTTCAAGACGTTCTCGAGCAACGCTTCAGAACCATTAGCAATGATAGCCGCACGCGAGATACCTCAGCCAATGGTGTAATACGAGATCGTGCCTATGATTTTATTACCTACGGCAGCTATTTACAGCTGGCCCATGAACCAAGCGATCAATTGCGTTGGAATATTGCTTTACGTGCAGATCAATTAGATGGTGACTACCTAGATCAGGCTACTGGCGAAACTCGTGATATATTCGACTTTGGGACGATTATCCAGCCTAAATTTAATATTGTTTATGCGCCATCGGAGCTTATCAATGTATTCGCAAACGCAGGCCGCAGTTTTCAAAGCCCCTTCGGGAGAGGTGCATATCAAGCAGCGAATAGCCCTTCTCGTGATGTATCGCTAAACGATGGACTAGAATTTGGTACACAGTGGACGCCAGCAGACATACTCACTGTGAGATTATCTTACTGGCAACAAAATGCCAGTGATGAATTTATTAACGTTGACGGTACTAGCCAAAACATAGGCGAAACAGATAGAAGCGGTTTTGATATTGCGTTCAATGGTGATCTAAATGAAGCTTGGTCTTATTGGGGTAATTTCACCACTATTGAATCAGAAATTGTTCGAGCAGCAGATGTATTAGGAAATGTTGAAGGCAATGAATTACGCAGTATTCCCGAGTACACTGCATCTATTGGTCTTAACTATCAAGTCACACCAAACTTTGTTACGCGAATACATGTCGATGCGCAAGGTGACTACTTTATCAATGAAGCCAACGTCGGTGGAAAGTTTGGTGATTACACACTGCTAAGTGCAAGCGCGGACTACGATGCAGGTTGGGGGAAAATAAAGCTACAACTCAACAATATTACTGATGAATATTTCGAATATGCTTTCGATTTTGGTAACGATGCAGCATTTACCATACATTCACCAGGCGATGGTATTAACGGTAGTGTTTCTGTTAGTTGGGATTTATAA
- a CDS encoding DUF2796 domain-containing protein translates to MKIKITHTFLFLLLSANAIISANAGPHSHEAHEHGVAQLTLAIEGNVLAIEFESPAANLVGFEHKARTQEEIKQVKQAKDILNSPEALFSFVGTNCIAQKTTADVSGVKGDAHNEHKHHDHPKNHSEITANYLFNCKNSSQLTSLSIALFEKFNGIKIINATWITDTEQRAEKLNAEKKIIFLR, encoded by the coding sequence ATGAAAATCAAAATAACGCATACCTTCTTATTTCTGCTACTATCAGCCAATGCAATTATATCGGCAAACGCAGGGCCTCATTCCCATGAAGCTCACGAACATGGTGTAGCACAGCTAACCTTAGCCATTGAAGGCAATGTATTGGCAATTGAGTTTGAATCTCCCGCTGCTAACTTAGTCGGATTCGAACACAAAGCTAGAACCCAAGAAGAAATAAAGCAGGTTAAACAAGCGAAAGACATTCTGAACTCGCCTGAAGCTTTATTTTCATTTGTTGGAACAAATTGCATTGCGCAAAAAACCACCGCAGATGTTTCAGGTGTCAAAGGTGATGCTCATAATGAACATAAACACCATGATCATCCCAAAAACCACAGTGAAATCACAGCGAATTACCTTTTTAACTGTAAAAATAGCTCGCAGCTCACTTCGTTATCAATCGCACTGTTTGAAAAGTTTAATGGTATTAAAATAATTAATGCCACGTGGATAACGGACACTGAGCAAAGAGCAGAAAAATTGAATGCTGAAAAGAAAATAATTTTTTTGAGGTAA
- a CDS encoding DUF3299 domain-containing protein: protein MNNVWQLAFSLCLVILLSACNDASLLDLSGGNEVLGGTNASDVSLSVNNKSKPSVQSKPDKPKKKLPKSAFKTLQWTDLMPKEDLDAILSPPSYINEIEDGSAEDQISSQIQSTIAAASDDRYQQALVSTNVVPEMDGKAIRLPGFIVPLEFDDDQTITQFFLVPFFGACIHVPPPPPNQIIFVEYPEGLKLDALYDPFWISGVVKTSLIQNDLATAAYSLKMQYYEHYTE, encoded by the coding sequence ATGAATAATGTATGGCAATTGGCTTTTAGTCTGTGTCTAGTAATTTTACTAAGCGCTTGTAATGATGCTTCACTGCTAGATTTAAGCGGAGGTAATGAGGTGCTAGGTGGGACTAACGCTTCGGATGTATCTCTCAGTGTCAATAATAAGAGCAAGCCTTCTGTCCAATCCAAGCCGGATAAACCTAAGAAAAAATTGCCGAAATCTGCTTTTAAAACGCTGCAGTGGACTGACTTAATGCCTAAGGAAGACCTTGATGCCATATTAAGCCCTCCGAGTTATATTAATGAGATAGAAGACGGTTCTGCTGAAGATCAAATCAGTAGTCAAATTCAAAGCACAATTGCCGCTGCTAGCGATGATCGCTATCAACAGGCCTTGGTATCAACAAATGTTGTGCCCGAAATGGATGGTAAAGCGATTCGGCTTCCTGGTTTTATCGTACCTTTAGAGTTTGATGATGATCAAACTATCACGCAGTTTTTCTTAGTACCATTTTTTGGTGCTTGTATCCATGTTCCACCGCCACCGCCCAATCAAATTATATTTGTCGAGTACCCTGAAGGTTTAAAACTTGATGCTCTGTACGACCCTTTTTGGATCTCAGGTGTTGTAAAAACTTCGCTGATTCAGAATGATTTGGCTACGGCAGCGTATTCGCTAAAAATGCAGTATTACGAACACTATACCGAATAA
- a CDS encoding Fur family transcriptional regulator — MTRVEQIIDHAEQQCKTNGARLTNKRKQVLSGLLKSEKALSAYELIDICKAESGETLPAMSIYRILEFLEKEQLVHKLNLANKYVACAHITCDHDHFVSQFLICGQCQKVREISISKTTIEELQLNVEKAGFHLMSPQLEMNCVCDACMASAA, encoded by the coding sequence ATGACAAGAGTTGAGCAAATCATCGATCATGCTGAGCAACAATGTAAAACTAATGGAGCACGCTTAACCAATAAAAGAAAACAAGTGCTATCGGGCTTACTAAAGTCTGAGAAGGCTTTATCTGCATACGAGCTAATCGATATCTGCAAGGCAGAATCAGGTGAAACTTTGCCGGCCATGTCAATTTATCGAATTCTAGAATTTCTTGAAAAAGAGCAACTTGTTCACAAATTAAATTTAGCCAATAAATATGTTGCTTGTGCTCACATCACTTGCGACCACGATCACTTTGTATCGCAATTTTTAATTTGTGGCCAATGTCAGAAAGTTCGAGAGATAAGTATTAGCAAAACCACCATCGAAGAACTTCAATTGAACGTAGAAAAAGCTGGCTTTCACCTTATGAGTCCGCAATTAGAAATGAATTGCGTTTGTGACGCCTGTATGGCAAGTGCAGCTTAA
- a CDS encoding ABC transporter permease: MFFKLAVKSLLNRKGSVVLTLMAMTVSIFVLLAVEHIRHQAKASFTNTVSGVDLIVGARTGSLNLLLYSVFRIGSPTNNIAWRSFETIASNKQVKWAIPITLGDSHKGYRVMGTTQDYFKFFSYGNKHKLNFSNGEAFEGLFDVVLGADVAKQLGYTLGDKIVLSHGIAATSFSRHDDKPFTIVGILSPTGTPVDQTLHVSLEGIEAIHINWQQGVKIPGANTNIEESKLSELQPTSITAFMLGLKSRIATFHVQRQINNYPQEPMLAILPGVALSELWQMMGLLEKILLCIAILVFIAALLGLSAMLLSSIRDRKHEIQLLRIVGAPSYFLFFLIELEALLITSLSIVLAVCFLAISLVTAENFFTQLGLHISYNIFSKSTLYFLAIIIVTQTVAAAIPALSAFARARHA; encoded by the coding sequence ATGTTTTTCAAGCTTGCAGTAAAAAGTCTACTAAATCGTAAAGGTTCGGTAGTGCTCACGTTAATGGCTATGACCGTCAGTATTTTTGTTTTATTAGCAGTAGAACACATTCGTCATCAAGCAAAAGCTAGTTTTACCAACACTGTTTCTGGAGTGGATCTCATTGTTGGAGCAAGAACCGGCAGCCTTAATTTACTGTTATATTCAGTGTTTCGCATCGGTTCTCCCACCAATAATATTGCTTGGCGATCCTTCGAAACTATCGCTTCTAACAAACAAGTAAAATGGGCCATTCCTATTACTTTAGGAGATTCACACAAAGGTTACCGTGTGATGGGAACCACACAAGATTATTTTAAATTTTTCAGCTACGGTAACAAACACAAGCTCAATTTCTCTAATGGCGAGGCATTCGAAGGTCTGTTTGATGTTGTTCTAGGTGCCGATGTAGCTAAACAACTGGGCTACACTCTCGGTGATAAAATCGTACTCTCCCATGGTATTGCTGCTACCAGTTTTAGCCGCCATGACGATAAGCCATTTACTATCGTAGGTATTTTAAGTCCAACGGGAACCCCAGTGGACCAGACATTGCACGTAAGCCTTGAAGGGATTGAAGCCATTCATATAAATTGGCAGCAAGGCGTAAAAATACCTGGCGCAAACACTAATATAGAAGAAAGTAAACTCAGCGAATTACAGCCAACCAGCATCACTGCTTTTATGTTGGGTTTAAAATCGCGAATTGCCACTTTCCATGTGCAAAGACAAATTAATAATTACCCACAAGAACCAATGCTTGCTATCCTACCAGGAGTTGCTTTGTCAGAATTATGGCAAATGATGGGGTTATTAGAAAAAATACTACTTTGCATTGCAATATTAGTATTTATCGCTGCTTTGTTAGGACTCAGCGCTATGCTGCTTTCCTCTATTCGTGACCGCAAGCACGAAATCCAACTGCTTAGGATAGTGGGGGCACCATCTTACTTTTTATTTTTCTTAATAGAACTTGAGGCCTTGCTTATCACTAGCCTCAGTATTGTTCTGGCTGTATGTTTTCTTGCTATCAGCTTGGTTACCGCTGAAAACTTTTTTACTCAACTTGGTTTACATATTAGCTATAATATTTTTTCTAAAAGTACTCTGTATTTTCTAGCTATTATTATCGTCACCCAGACAGTGGCGGCAGCAATTCCAGCCCTCAGTGCTTTTGCAAGAGCAAGGCATGCTTAA
- a CDS encoding CobW family GTP-binding protein, producing MSITAVPTNIITGFLGAGKTSAILHLLQHKPSEERWAVLVNEFGEIGVDGQLFQGQHTQEQGVFIREVPGGCMCCASGLPMQIALNQLLTRAKPDRLLIEPTGLGHPKEVLQVLAGEYYREVLSLQRVLTLVDARHLSKSRYTEHSTFNQQIAIADIVVGNKLDLYQPDDRSKLEEYIKQHGANDAEVIFTQNGALDPKHLQGETNAVLTEKPHHHHANEDKPLLSEIPIPECGYLKAVNEGEGQYSIGWRFSADNIFSREKLFTFFNGIKAERMKAVVITENGVFGYNLTPDALTEIELDDCIESRIEIIAAETNDKWQQQLMACIASPN from the coding sequence ATGTCTATTACTGCAGTTCCGACAAATATTATTACTGGCTTTTTAGGTGCGGGGAAAACTTCCGCAATTTTACATTTACTACAACACAAACCAAGTGAAGAGCGCTGGGCAGTATTAGTTAACGAGTTTGGTGAAATCGGTGTTGATGGCCAACTATTTCAAGGACAACACACACAAGAGCAAGGCGTATTTATTCGCGAGGTGCCGGGAGGATGCATGTGTTGCGCTTCGGGCTTGCCAATGCAAATTGCTTTAAATCAGCTGTTAACACGCGCAAAACCCGATCGTCTACTTATTGAACCAACCGGGCTTGGGCATCCGAAAGAGGTGTTGCAGGTTCTCGCTGGAGAATATTATCGAGAGGTACTCTCTTTACAAAGAGTCCTAACTTTAGTTGATGCACGCCACTTATCTAAATCTCGTTATACGGAACACTCCACTTTTAACCAACAAATTGCTATTGCCGATATTGTGGTAGGCAATAAACTGGATTTATATCAGCCCGACGATAGATCTAAACTAGAGGAATACATAAAACAACATGGTGCTAATGATGCAGAAGTAATATTTACACAAAATGGAGCACTAGATCCAAAGCATTTACAGGGAGAGACAAACGCGGTATTAACCGAAAAGCCTCATCACCATCATGCTAATGAAGACAAACCTTTACTTTCAGAAATACCTATTCCAGAGTGTGGCTATCTTAAAGCAGTTAATGAAGGGGAAGGTCAATACAGCATAGGCTGGCGATTTTCAGCGGATAATATATTTAGCCGGGAAAAATTATTTACATTCTTTAATGGCATAAAAGCTGAGAGAATGAAGGCTGTAGTTATCACCGAGAACGGTGTATTTGGCTACAACCTCACTCCGGATGCATTAACAGAAATAGAGTTGGATGACTGTATAGAAAGCCGCATAGAAATTATTGCTGCTGAAACCAATGATAAATGGCAACAACAGTTAATGGCCTGTATTGCTAGCCCAAACTAA
- a CDS encoding DUF1624 domain-containing protein: MQTSTARLHHIDLLRGLIIIFMIVDHAMVYCSSYHVNDPMDIPGTEPKIFFSRLLSHFCAPLFIFLAGLSSALTESRAENGRQFATSLIQRGFVLILLEFTLISWSWSFNPLYPMLYAQVIWAIGWGFVCLGILRLVDVKLVFIVGLMIVFGHNLLDSINFESNTWQHYLWSVLHQKNVLTLPFDFKIRTTYPVLPVIGLMCLGYIAGRYYIRQNFSNKTERQALLVGITCLLCYFVLRGFNIYGDTGQFALKDSALLTLMAFFNPTKYPLSLQFMLLTVGTGLIALFFFKHSKPKFSEKFLQTLGKTSMFSYILHLYLLHFLSWLLIPVLGFKFSDMTYGETLIGLPKGFGLSYGATYLLVICVVILTVLLANIYLPWKRANKTNLIAKYV, encoded by the coding sequence ATGCAGACAAGTACCGCACGACTACATCATATCGATCTGCTTCGAGGCTTGATTATAATTTTTATGATAGTTGATCACGCCATGGTCTATTGTAGTAGCTATCATGTTAATGACCCAATGGATATTCCTGGTACCGAACCAAAAATATTTTTCTCCCGTCTACTCTCTCATTTTTGTGCGCCATTATTTATATTCTTAGCCGGTCTCTCTTCAGCATTAACTGAAAGCCGTGCAGAAAATGGCCGGCAATTTGCAACTAGCTTAATTCAACGAGGCTTCGTTCTTATATTACTTGAATTTACACTTATTTCCTGGTCTTGGAGTTTTAACCCCCTATATCCTATGCTCTATGCACAGGTAATTTGGGCGATAGGATGGGGCTTTGTATGTTTAGGAATACTACGCTTAGTTGATGTAAAACTAGTATTTATTGTTGGTTTAATGATCGTTTTTGGGCACAATCTACTCGATAGCATAAACTTCGAAAGCAATACTTGGCAACATTATTTATGGTCGGTATTACATCAAAAAAATGTTCTGACACTTCCTTTCGACTTTAAAATAAGAACCACGTACCCGGTGCTTCCTGTCATTGGTTTAATGTGTTTAGGATATATTGCCGGGCGTTATTACATTAGGCAAAATTTTTCAAACAAAACTGAAAGACAGGCGCTACTAGTTGGTATTACATGCCTACTTTGCTACTTCGTACTAAGAGGCTTTAATATCTATGGAGATACAGGGCAGTTTGCTTTAAAGGATTCTGCTTTGCTTACTTTGATGGCATTTTTCAACCCTACAAAATATCCTCTATCTTTACAATTTATGTTATTGACAGTGGGCACAGGTTTAATTGCTTTATTCTTTTTTAAACATTCGAAACCGAAATTTTCTGAGAAGTTTTTACAAACCTTAGGCAAGACCAGCATGTTCTCTTACATTTTGCATCTATACCTACTACACTTTTTAAGCTGGTTACTTATTCCAGTACTCGGTTTTAAATTTAGTGACATGACCTACGGAGAAACCTTAATCGGGCTACCAAAAGGGTTTGGTCTATCTTATGGTGCAACTTATTTATTAGTTATATGTGTTGTCATTTTAACTGTTCTTCTTGCTAATATTTATTTACCTTGGAAAAGAGCAAATAAAACTAACCTAATTGCAAAATACGTATAA
- a CDS encoding DUF1826 domain-containing protein, producing MNAVTSEITEQPIKLRRAAQDNEAAIFTDIYREDTNIAIWQRQLSASLQEAVQRFLASKTSFQTSLTVSPQSAFDNIKGELGDDQIELSENIAELVDMFCCLFELKRAGLRLAILDHAMCPRFHVDRVPCRLITTYHGIATEWLTDHIVDRSKLGAGNNGLSDEQSGLFKNSSELSTKSSGLSTKSSGLSTKSSRLFKNKQNIQQLKSGDVALLKGENWEGNENAGLVHRSPALSANERRLLLTLDFNN from the coding sequence ATGAATGCAGTCACCTCTGAAATCACTGAACAACCGATTAAATTGCGCCGTGCAGCACAAGATAATGAAGCTGCTATTTTTACCGATATTTACCGGGAAGATACCAATATTGCGATTTGGCAACGGCAATTATCTGCATCATTGCAGGAAGCAGTGCAAAGGTTTTTGGCATCTAAAACAAGCTTTCAGACATCGCTGACAGTGAGCCCTCAGAGTGCCTTCGATAATATTAAAGGAGAGCTTGGAGATGACCAGATAGAATTGAGCGAAAACATTGCTGAGCTAGTAGATATGTTTTGCTGTTTATTTGAACTTAAACGTGCGGGTTTACGCTTAGCTATTCTCGATCATGCAATGTGCCCAAGATTTCACGTAGATCGAGTGCCTTGTCGCCTCATTACCACTTATCATGGAATCGCCACTGAATGGCTAACTGATCATATTGTCGACCGCAGTAAGTTGGGCGCTGGTAATAATGGATTATCCGATGAACAATCAGGGCTTTTTAAGAACAGCTCAGAGCTGTCTACAAAAAGCTCAGGGCTGTCTACAAAAAGCTCAGGGCTATCTACAAAAAGCTCACGGCTGTTCAAAAATAAGCAGAATATTCAACAATTAAAAAGTGGTGATGTAGCTTTGCTGAAAGGTGAAAATTGGGAGGGGAACGAGAATGCAGGTTTAGTCCATCGTTCGCCCGCGTTGTCAGCAAATGAACGCCGCCTGTTGTTGACCTTAGATTTCAACAACTAA
- a CDS encoding ABC transporter ATP-binding protein produces MTIQLHNIHFAYPETPDKQVLNIANWSVSSTEQVFVHGPSGCGKSTLLNVLSGMLKPAKGEVSILNERLDKMSQRQRDRFRANHIGYVFQQFNLIPYLDAVENIQLAHNFSQYKYEKSKGDGSLEGEFKELLTQLNVSAEDWHKPAAKLSIGQQQRVAIARALINKPKLLIADEPTSSLDQDNRDNFMTMLMRLVSDNNITLVFVSHDMALSQYFKRVDALLDINQPGSQN; encoded by the coding sequence ATGACCATTCAGCTTCACAATATTCACTTTGCCTATCCTGAAACGCCAGACAAACAAGTACTGAATATCGCCAATTGGTCGGTTTCATCAACAGAGCAAGTCTTTGTTCATGGCCCTTCTGGCTGTGGCAAATCCACTTTACTCAATGTACTTAGTGGCATGCTCAAACCTGCCAAAGGGGAGGTTTCTATATTGAACGAGCGCTTGGATAAAATGAGCCAGCGCCAGCGAGATCGATTTCGAGCTAATCATATTGGTTATGTGTTTCAACAGTTTAATCTCATCCCCTATTTAGACGCAGTGGAGAATATTCAGCTCGCCCATAACTTTTCACAGTATAAATATGAAAAATCAAAAGGTGATGGTTCATTAGAAGGTGAATTTAAAGAGCTTTTAACACAGCTTAATGTATCTGCTGAAGACTGGCATAAGCCTGCTGCAAAACTCAGTATCGGCCAACAACAACGGGTTGCTATTGCTCGTGCACTTATCAATAAGCCCAAGCTACTAATCGCGGATGAGCCCACCTCATCTCTAGATCAAGATAACCGTGATAACTTTATGACGATGTTAATGAGATTAGTCAGTGACAATAATATCACCTTGGTTTTTGTCAGCCATGACATGGCTCTATCTCAGTATTTTAAGCGTGTTGATGCACTTTTAGATATAAATCAACCAGGTAGCCAAAACTAA
- the zigA gene encoding zinc metallochaperone GTPase ZigA produces the protein MTDKSRLPVTVLSGFLGAGKTTVLSHILNNRQGKKVAVIVNDMSEINIDSAIVQNEVSLNRSEEKLVEMSNGCICCTLREDLLLEVTKLAQEGRFDYLVIESTGISEPLPVAETFTFADESGVSLSDVADLDTMVTVVDAVNFLQDYEKAQYLKDAGESLGEDDERSVADLLVDQVEFADVILISKTDLVEAAELERLRAILRTLNTDAQVIAITKGQVDIDAVLNTGLFDFERAQQAPGWLKEMRGEHVPETEEYGIGSFSYLARRPFHPEKFYQFLHNTEQYGKLIRSKGYFWLASRPEFAGQWSQAGGIAHYGFGGMFWKAVPKENWPTDEDYLASIEKQWVEPFGDMRQELVFIGQGLDQAGMTQALDDCLLSEEEVLHGKTYWATLNDPFPAWRENA, from the coding sequence ATGACCGATAAAAGTAGGCTACCCGTTACCGTACTTTCAGGATTTCTTGGTGCCGGAAAAACCACCGTACTCAGCCATATCTTGAATAACCGACAAGGCAAGAAAGTGGCTGTAATTGTCAATGACATGAGTGAGATCAACATTGATTCCGCCATTGTGCAAAACGAAGTCTCATTAAATCGCAGCGAAGAGAAATTAGTAGAGATGAGCAACGGCTGTATCTGCTGTACCTTGCGAGAAGATCTACTACTAGAAGTCACCAAACTTGCACAGGAAGGACGCTTTGACTATTTGGTCATTGAATCTACAGGAATCTCCGAGCCCCTCCCGGTTGCCGAAACCTTTACCTTTGCTGATGAAAGCGGTGTATCCCTGTCAGATGTGGCAGACCTGGATACTATGGTTACAGTTGTCGATGCTGTTAACTTTCTACAAGATTACGAAAAAGCACAATATTTGAAAGACGCGGGTGAGTCTCTGGGAGAAGATGATGAACGCAGTGTCGCGGACTTACTAGTCGATCAGGTAGAATTCGCCGACGTGATTCTAATAAGTAAAACCGATCTAGTAGAAGCTGCAGAGCTTGAGCGCTTGCGCGCCATCCTGAGAACACTCAATACCGATGCCCAAGTTATTGCCATTACAAAAGGCCAAGTGGATATAGATGCAGTACTAAATACAGGGCTATTTGATTTCGAGCGTGCCCAACAAGCGCCTGGCTGGCTTAAGGAGATGCGAGGGGAACACGTACCAGAGACTGAAGAATATGGCATTGGCAGCTTTAGTTACCTAGCAAGGCGCCCTTTTCATCCAGAAAAATTTTATCAATTTCTCCACAATACGGAGCAATACGGCAAACTAATTCGTTCCAAAGGTTATTTTTGGCTGGCTTCTCGCCCCGAATTTGCAGGCCAATGGAGTCAAGCGGGAGGCATTGCTCACTATGGCTTTGGCGGTATGTTTTGGAAGGCAGTACCTAAGGAAAATTGGCCAACAGATGAAGACTACCTCGCCTCGATTGAAAAGCAGTGGGTTGAGCCTTTCGGTGATATGCGTCAAGAATTGGTATTTATTGGCCAGGGCCTAGATCAAGCAGGTATGACGCAAGCACTGGATGACTGCTTACTAAGCGAAGAAGAGGTATTACATGGCAAAACATACTGGGCAACATTGAATGATCCATTCCCCGCCTGGAGGGAAAATGCATGA